Below is a genomic region from Pseudomonas berkeleyensis.
ATGGAAGGTAAAGGTGTACTGTTCAAGCGCTTCGCTGGCATCGACGTGTTCGACATCGAAGTCGACGCTGAAAGCCCGCAGGCCTTCATCGACACCGTCAAGCGCATCTCCATCACCTTCGGTGGCATCAACCTGGAAGATATCAAGGCGCCTGAGTGCTTCGAGATCGAGCGCGCGCTGATCGAGCAGTGCGACATCCCGGTATTCCACGATGACCAGCATGGTACCGCCATCGTCACCGCGGCTGGCATGCTCAATGCCCTGGAAATCGCCGGTAAGACTCTGGAAGAGGCGAAGATCGTCTGCCTGGGCGCCGGTGCAGCTGCCATCTCCTGCATGAAGCTGCTGGTGAGCATGGGTGCCAAGGTCGAGAATATCTTCATGATCGACCGTAAGGGCGTGATCCACGCTGGTCGTGACGACCTGAACCAGTACAAGGCCGTGTTCGCTAGCGAAACCGACAAACGCAGCCTGTCCGACGCCCTCGACGGTGCCGATGTATTCGTCGGTCTGTCTGGCGCCAACCTGCTGAGCGCTGAAGACCTCAAGCGCATGGCGGCCAACCCGATCGTCTTCGCGTGCTCCAACCCGGATCCGGAAATCAGCCCCGAGCTGGCGCATGCCACTCGTAATGACGTGATCATGGCCACTGGTCGTTCCGACTACCCGAACCAGGTCAACAACGTACTGGGCTTCCCCTTCATTTTCCGTGGGGCGCTGGATGTTCGCGCTACTCGCATCAACGAAGAAATGAAGATTGCTGCAGCCCTGGCCCTGCGTGACCTGGCCAAGCTGCCGGTGCCGCAGGATGTCTGCGACGCCTACGGCGGTATCAAGCTGGAGTTCGGTCGCGAGTACATCATTCCGAAACCGATGGATCAGCGTCTGATCAACGTCGTTTGCGATGCCGTGGCCAAGGCTGCCATCGAATCCGGCGTGGCGACTCTGCCGTATCCGAAGCACTATCCGCTGAATTCGGTGGATGAGGTGTTCAACGGCTAAGCCGCTGGATGCAATAAAAAACCCGCCTAGGCGGGTTTTTTATTGTCTGCGCTGAGTCAGAACAGATCGATCGGTGCCATCTCGTCGGCAGGCAGTGGGCTGCCGGGTGCCCCCATGCCAGGTTCGAACTCGCTCATGGGCGGTGGCGAATCCTCGCTCTTGAACAGCTCGAAATAGGCATCTGGAGTGCCGGGGCTGGCAGCGCGACCGCTGACCGGATCGACTCGCAGCGTCAGCAAACCCTTGGGTTCTTTCGGCAGGTGGTTAGGGCGATCCTTGAGTGCAGCGCCCATGTAGTTCATCCAGATCGGCAGTGCCACAGTGCCGCCATACTCATGGCGACCCAGGCTTTCCGGCTGATCGAAGCCCGCCCAGACAGTGGTCACATAATCGGCGTTGTAGCCAGAGAACCAGCTGTCCTTCGACTCGTTGGTGGTGCCGGTCTTG
It encodes:
- a CDS encoding malic enzyme-like NAD(P)-binding protein is translated as MSDLKTAALEYHAQPRPGKLSVELTKATATARDLSLAYSPGVAEPVREIARDAELAYRYTGKGNLVAVISDGTAILGLGNLGPLASKPVMEGKGVLFKRFAGIDVFDIEVDAESPQAFIDTVKRISITFGGINLEDIKAPECFEIERALIEQCDIPVFHDDQHGTAIVTAAGMLNALEIAGKTLEEAKIVCLGAGAAAISCMKLLVSMGAKVENIFMIDRKGVIHAGRDDLNQYKAVFASETDKRSLSDALDGADVFVGLSGANLLSAEDLKRMAANPIVFACSNPDPEISPELAHATRNDVIMATGRSDYPNQVNNVLGFPFIFRGALDVRATRINEEMKIAAALALRDLAKLPVPQDVCDAYGGIKLEFGREYIIPKPMDQRLINVVCDAVAKAAIESGVATLPYPKHYPLNSVDEVFNG